One window of the Trueperaceae bacterium genome contains the following:
- a CDS encoding OsmC family peroxiredoxin has translation MPVRSAKAIWRGGLREGQGTASFGGFEGRYSFPSRFEEGEGTNPEEMIGAAFAACFSMALSGNLERAGHAPEEVRTSAKVHIEKGAEGFAITRIDLNTEVSAPGIDESAFQEQAQAAKKGCPVSRALAVPDVRLEAKLV, from the coding sequence ATGCCTGTACGTTCTGCGAAAGCGATCTGGCGCGGCGGCCTGCGAGAGGGCCAGGGAACCGCATCATTCGGAGGCTTCGAGGGCCGCTACTCCTTCCCGTCGCGATTCGAAGAGGGGGAGGGCACGAACCCGGAGGAGATGATCGGGGCTGCTTTCGCCGCCTGCTTCTCGATGGCCCTGTCAGGCAACCTGGAGAGAGCCGGTCACGCGCCCGAAGAGGTCCGCACTTCCGCGAAGGTTCACATCGAGAAAGGCGCCGAGGGCTTCGCCATCACCCGTATCGATCTGAACACCGAGGTCAGTGCGCCGGGGATCGACGAGAGCGCCTTCCAGGAGCAGGCGCAAGCGGCCAAGAAGGGGTGCCCGGTGTCGCGAGCGTTGGCGGTCCCCGACGTGAGGTTGGAAGCGAAACTGGTCTAG
- the uvrB gene encoding excinuclease ABC subunit UvrB has product MPLEVHAPYQPQGDQPQAIEKICEGLDDGLRYQTLLGVTGSGKTHTMARVIEKMQRPALILAPNKILTAQLAAEFREYFPTAAVEFFISYYDYYQPEAYVPARDLFIEKDANINDELERLRHSTTRSLLTRRDVIVVASVSAIYGLGSPDTYQQLNMILQTGKAIGRDEILERLVTQQYERNDIELAPGRFRAKGDVIEVWTAYEEEPLRIELWGDQIDRLVMMDPITGSELTELESVTVFPAKHYVTPYEQLAPAIEQIEHDLKDRLAFFEGTGKLLEKQRLNERVRYDLEMLRTLGYCSGIENYSRYLDGRTPGQPPNTLLDYFPDDFITFTDESHVMLPQIRGMYNGDRARKQTLVDYGFRLPAALDNRPLTDDEFFDRVGQVVFVSATPADLELKLSDQVAEQVIRPTGLVDPSVTVKPSKGQIDDLIFAIRGRVKAGERVLVTTLTKKMAEDLTEFFAQQGIRVRYMHSDIDALERQVIIRDLRLGHFDVLVGINLLREGLDLPEVSLVAILDADKTGFLRSERSLIQTIGRAARNVNGEVFLYADAVSEAMQAAIDETDRRRSKQLAFNEEHGITPETIRKRVHEVIRESKDPAEEVKLAPWERELVQDDLRQQLAVLENEMWQASEALDFEKAAAIRDQIREVEARLQGRELSLPTLPGRGRGEEKRSKSGKEKGIRA; this is encoded by the coding sequence ATGCCACTCGAGGTTCACGCGCCTTACCAGCCGCAGGGAGACCAGCCGCAGGCGATCGAGAAGATCTGCGAGGGCCTCGACGACGGGCTCCGCTATCAGACCCTGCTGGGCGTTACCGGTTCCGGGAAGACGCACACGATGGCGCGAGTCATCGAGAAGATGCAGCGGCCCGCACTGATCCTGGCGCCGAACAAGATCCTCACCGCGCAACTCGCTGCGGAGTTCAGGGAGTACTTCCCCACCGCCGCGGTCGAGTTCTTCATCTCCTACTACGACTACTACCAGCCCGAGGCGTACGTCCCGGCCCGCGATCTGTTCATCGAGAAGGACGCCAACATCAACGATGAGCTCGAGCGGCTGCGGCACTCCACCACCCGCAGTCTCCTCACCCGTCGGGACGTGATCGTCGTCGCCTCGGTATCGGCGATCTACGGCTTGGGTTCGCCGGACACCTATCAGCAGCTCAACATGATCCTGCAGACCGGCAAGGCTATAGGCCGCGACGAGATCCTCGAGCGCCTCGTCACCCAGCAGTACGAGCGGAACGACATCGAGCTCGCCCCCGGACGGTTCCGCGCCAAGGGTGACGTGATCGAGGTGTGGACCGCCTACGAAGAGGAGCCGCTGCGCATCGAACTGTGGGGCGACCAGATCGACCGGCTGGTGATGATGGACCCGATCACCGGCAGCGAGCTGACGGAGCTGGAGTCGGTCACCGTGTTCCCCGCCAAGCACTACGTCACCCCCTACGAACAGCTGGCGCCGGCGATCGAGCAGATCGAACACGACCTGAAGGACCGCCTCGCCTTCTTCGAAGGAACGGGCAAGCTGCTGGAGAAGCAACGTCTCAACGAACGGGTGCGTTACGACCTCGAGATGCTCCGCACCCTGGGATACTGCTCCGGCATCGAGAACTACTCCCGCTACCTCGACGGCCGCACCCCGGGACAGCCCCCGAACACCCTGCTCGACTACTTCCCCGACGACTTCATCACCTTCACCGACGAGTCCCACGTGATGCTTCCGCAGATCCGCGGCATGTACAACGGGGACCGGGCCCGCAAGCAGACGCTGGTCGACTACGGCTTCCGCCTGCCCGCCGCGCTCGACAACCGACCCCTCACCGATGACGAGTTCTTCGACCGGGTCGGTCAGGTGGTCTTCGTCTCGGCCACCCCGGCCGACCTCGAGCTGAAGCTATCCGACCAGGTCGCCGAACAGGTGATCAGACCTACCGGCCTCGTCGACCCGAGCGTTACCGTCAAGCCCAGCAAGGGTCAGATCGACGACCTCATCTTCGCCATCCGGGGGCGGGTGAAGGCCGGCGAAAGGGTTCTGGTCACCACCCTCACAAAGAAGATGGCCGAGGACCTCACCGAGTTCTTCGCACAGCAGGGGATCCGCGTGCGGTACATGCACTCCGATATCGACGCCCTGGAGCGCCAGGTGATCATCCGCGACCTGAGGCTTGGGCACTTCGACGTCCTCGTGGGCATCAACCTGCTTCGTGAAGGCCTCGACCTGCCCGAGGTCTCGCTGGTGGCCATCCTCGACGCCGACAAGACCGGCTTCCTGCGCAGCGAGCGCTCTCTCATCCAGACGATCGGCCGCGCGGCCCGCAATGTCAACGGCGAAGTGTTCCTGTATGCCGATGCCGTCTCCGAGGCGATGCAGGCGGCGATCGACGAGACCGATCGGAGGCGGAGCAAGCAACTCGCCTTCAACGAAGAGCACGGCATCACCCCTGAGACGATCCGCAAACGGGTGCACGAGGTAATCCGCGAGTCGAAGGATCCGGCCGAGGAGGTGAAGCTCGCACCCTGGGAGCGGGAGCTGGTCCAGGACGATCTGCGGCAGCAACTCGCGGTCCTCGAGAACGAGATGTGGCAGGCTTCCGAAGCGCTCGACTTCGAGAAGGCCGCCGCTATCCGCGACCAGATTCGCGAGGTCGAGGCGAGGCTCCAGGGCAGGGAGCTGAGCCTGCCGACGCTCCCCGGGCGCGGTCGAGGCGAGGAGAAGCGTTCGAAGAGCGGCAAGGAGAAGGGAATTCGGGCCTGA
- a CDS encoding CarD family transcriptional regulator, with amino-acid sequence MTFQVGDHVVYPSQGAGLVQEKTTRQVLGETHEYLKIVFIRGDMEVLVPLRKGQEVGLRHTVGKDEIAQLSEALAKGDLSLPNQWPPRYRAEQDILAAGSAYDLARLIGLLSKRDIEKGLAATEREVLETAKSMLASEFAVVQDIGLDEAAKQLEAIISENVG; translated from the coding sequence GTGACATTTCAAGTGGGTGATCACGTCGTGTACCCCTCGCAGGGGGCAGGGCTGGTGCAGGAGAAGACCACGCGGCAGGTGCTCGGCGAAACGCACGAGTACCTGAAGATCGTGTTCATTCGCGGCGACATGGAGGTTCTGGTTCCGCTCAGGAAGGGGCAGGAGGTGGGTCTCCGCCACACCGTCGGCAAGGATGAGATCGCCCAGCTCAGCGAAGCGCTTGCCAAGGGCGACCTCTCGCTGCCGAACCAGTGGCCGCCTCGCTACCGCGCGGAGCAGGACATCCTCGCTGCCGGCAGCGCCTACGATCTGGCGCGGCTCATAGGCCTGCTCTCGAAGCGTGACATCGAGAAGGGTCTCGCCGCCACCGAGCGCGAGGTGCTCGAGACGGCGAAGAGCATGCTCGCGAGCGAGTTCGCCGTGGTGCAGGACATCGGCCTGGACGAGGCCGCGAAGCAGCTCGAAGCGATCATCAGCGAAAACGTCGGCTGA
- the rsmA gene encoding 16S rRNA (adenine(1518)-N(6)/adenine(1519)-N(6))-dimethyltransferase RsmA gives MGGALHAPSSVRALLEKFGLRADKSFGQNFLVDIHALQAIVTAADLTRDETVLEVGPGLGVLTRELALRAGRVVSVELDRRLLEPLKETVGDAANLELRFGDAMTFDLGELPERSVLVANLPYNIATGLIVRALESGRFTRLVVMVQKEVAERLTAAAGTPQYGAVSLMTRHFAEARVVRNVAPGSFYPPPEVTSSIVRLDVRPEARPEPELFDLVKDAFRHRRKTLAKNLQMAGYERERVNGALASLGLDSRVRGEQLDLETYRNLQRELHARA, from the coding sequence ATGGGGGGCGCCCTGCACGCGCCCAGCAGCGTGCGCGCGCTGCTCGAGAAGTTCGGGTTGCGGGCAGACAAGTCGTTCGGTCAGAACTTCCTCGTAGATATCCACGCTCTGCAGGCGATCGTGACGGCCGCGGACCTGACCCGCGACGAAACGGTCCTCGAGGTGGGGCCCGGACTCGGTGTGCTCACCCGGGAACTGGCGCTGCGCGCCGGGCGCGTGGTGAGCGTGGAACTCGACCGGCGGCTGCTCGAGCCGCTGAAAGAGACGGTCGGTGACGCCGCCAACCTCGAACTGCGATTCGGGGACGCCATGACCTTCGACCTCGGTGAGCTCCCCGAAAGGAGTGTGCTGGTCGCCAACCTGCCATACAACATCGCCACCGGCCTGATCGTCCGGGCGCTCGAGTCGGGGAGGTTCACAAGGCTGGTGGTGATGGTGCAGAAGGAGGTAGCCGAGCGGCTCACTGCCGCCGCCGGAACCCCGCAGTACGGGGCGGTGAGCCTCATGACCCGTCACTTCGCCGAGGCGCGTGTCGTGAGGAACGTCGCTCCCGGTTCCTTCTACCCGCCGCCCGAGGTCACCTCTTCGATAGTGCGTCTCGACGTGCGCCCCGAAGCTCGACCCGAGCCGGAGCTTTTCGACCTGGTGAAGGACGCTTTCAGGCACCGCCGCAAGACGCTCGCCAAGAACCTGCAGATGGCGGGGTACGAGCGGGAGCGCGTCAACGGTGCGCTCGCCTCACTGGGGCTCGACAGCCGGGTCAGAGGCGAGCAGCTCGACCTGGAAACCTACCGCAACCTGCAGAGAGAATTGCATGCCAGGGCGTAG
- a CDS encoding carbohydrate kinase family protein, with product MCKFFVVGDATVDQMYFVDELPEPGGEVTALRAVMEPGGAGGTIATALARMGNPVKIATRVGTGPFSELALMNMRAAKVDTSMIQVDERLQTSSVTLLITPDTQRTMISAAGASRYLDSAALTQADLEECDALIMSAYSLVAGRQREYAVRALEYASKANVTTFIDMGSGAVNALRDRLIGLVREVDYLLMNERELYTLTGESSISDAVSGLRTHGIERVIVKVGEMGSIVITPELTELIEAFEVDGVVDSTGAGDYYTAAFAHAIMRGDDLLHAARLGNIAGALNTTMVGAQSYPITAEELDSHAEELEAVQG from the coding sequence ATGTGTAAGTTTTTCGTTGTCGGCGACGCCACCGTCGACCAGATGTATTTTGTTGATGAACTCCCGGAGCCCGGAGGAGAGGTCACCGCGCTGAGAGCGGTCATGGAGCCTGGTGGTGCCGGCGGCACCATCGCGACCGCCCTGGCGAGGATGGGCAACCCGGTGAAGATCGCGACCAGAGTCGGCACGGGTCCGTTCTCCGAGCTGGCCCTGATGAACATGCGAGCGGCCAAAGTAGATACGTCGATGATCCAGGTCGACGAACGGCTGCAGACATCGAGCGTGACACTCCTGATCACCCCCGATACGCAACGAACGATGATCTCGGCCGCGGGCGCTTCCCGCTACCTCGACTCGGCGGCTCTGACGCAGGCCGACCTCGAGGAGTGCGACGCGCTGATCATGAGCGCCTACAGTCTCGTCGCCGGGCGGCAGCGCGAGTACGCGGTGAGAGCGCTCGAGTACGCCTCGAAGGCGAACGTCACCACTTTCATAGACATGGGCTCGGGCGCCGTGAACGCCCTGCGTGACCGGCTCATCGGACTGGTGCGGGAGGTCGACTACCTGCTGATGAACGAGCGGGAGCTCTACACCCTGACCGGCGAGAGCTCGATTTCCGACGCCGTTTCGGGGCTTCGTACCCACGGCATCGAACGCGTGATCGTCAAGGTGGGCGAGATGGGCTCGATCGTCATCACTCCGGAACTCACCGAGCTGATCGAGGCGTTCGAGGTGGACGGTGTGGTCGACTCTACCGGCGCCGGCGACTACTACACGGCCGCGTTCGCCCACGCGATCATGCGGGGCGACGACCTCCTGCATGCCGCCCGGCTCGGCAACATCGCCGGCGCCCTCAACACCACCATGGTAGGTGCCCAGAGCTACCCGATAACTGCGGAGGAGCTCGACAGTCACGCCGAAGAACTCGAAGCAGTGCAGGGTTGA
- a CDS encoding S41 family peptidase: protein MSRRHLLIACLLCLLASGAVAQGNYAERFERAWSLVAERYWSLEEIDWQAVGEEYRDDAVGAASEDEFYDVLERMYEELDDDHSVFVPPERVAEIREEYGDLPCLPVLAQSDPNANIGRVSFRLIGQVGYLKVPDLASPWIAADTRDVVGTLVSAGADSLILDLRGNPGGRLVEMMQLAGIFTRGFLWRVVTRWSLPIPYPAIGAVETELPLAILTDGRVNSAAEGLAGALQQAQRAVIVGEPTAGNVEAVLPFCLRDGSQAWIATGVLAPIGAPTWEGEGVKPDIPADADEALEAALRYLRGM from the coding sequence TTGAGTCGCCGACACCTTCTCATCGCTTGCCTGTTGTGCCTCCTGGCTTCTGGCGCCGTCGCTCAGGGCAACTACGCGGAACGATTCGAGCGGGCCTGGAGCCTGGTCGCGGAGCGCTACTGGAGCCTCGAGGAGATCGACTGGCAGGCGGTGGGCGAAGAGTACCGCGACGACGCCGTCGGCGCAGCCAGCGAGGACGAGTTCTACGACGTGCTGGAGCGGATGTACGAGGAGCTCGACGACGACCATTCGGTGTTCGTGCCACCCGAGCGGGTCGCGGAGATTCGCGAGGAGTACGGTGACCTCCCTTGCCTGCCGGTGCTGGCCCAGAGCGATCCGAACGCGAACATCGGCCGTGTGAGTTTCCGGCTCATCGGCCAGGTGGGCTACCTGAAGGTTCCGGACCTGGCCTCTCCGTGGATCGCCGCGGACACGCGGGACGTGGTAGGCACGCTGGTATCGGCCGGCGCCGATTCGTTGATCCTCGACCTGCGCGGGAACCCCGGCGGCCGGCTCGTCGAGATGATGCAGCTGGCCGGGATCTTCACGCGCGGCTTCCTCTGGCGGGTGGTGACCCGCTGGTCGCTGCCCATCCCCTATCCCGCCATCGGCGCCGTCGAAACCGAACTGCCGCTGGCGATACTCACCGACGGCCGGGTCAACAGCGCCGCCGAAGGCTTGGCCGGTGCCCTCCAGCAGGCCCAGAGGGCCGTTATCGTAGGCGAGCCGACCGCGGGCAACGTCGAGGCGGTTCTCCCCTTCTGCCTGCGCGACGGCTCCCAGGCGTGGATAGCTACCGGGGTGCTGGCCCCTATCGGCGCGCCAACCTGGGAGGGAGAGGGCGTCAAACCCGACATACCCGCGGACGCCGACGAAGCGCTCGAAGCCGCTCTGCGCTACCTGCGAGGGATGTGA
- a CDS encoding MBL fold metallo-hydrolase: MSARSVATGVWCLPLESSTLPPFDTTNTYLVAHDGVGVIIDPGFNGEGSIDELGALVDGAGVRLVKAVLLTHTHGDHTGGLDSVASRFDEPTLYVHPLELPRLSSDRARALTDERVLTVGDLTIRALHTPGHSPGHLCFHLPDSGVVLCGDLVAGGASVWVGVPEGDMKAYLASLERIADIEGLQTLGPGHGDLIGDPKGRLDQARDHRLDREEQVLLALEEPLRLEALREAVYGDLAEGLRGPAEATLLAHLQKLMSEMRVVHLGEDETGPFVVRR; encoded by the coding sequence GTGAGCGCTCGGAGCGTAGCGACGGGCGTATGGTGCCTGCCACTCGAGAGCAGCACCCTGCCTCCCTTCGACACCACCAACACCTACCTGGTAGCCCACGACGGGGTGGGGGTGATCATCGATCCCGGGTTCAACGGGGAAGGATCGATCGATGAGCTGGGCGCGCTCGTCGACGGCGCCGGGGTCCGCCTGGTGAAGGCAGTCCTGCTCACGCACACCCATGGCGACCACACCGGAGGTCTGGACTCGGTGGCGAGCCGCTTCGACGAACCTACTCTCTACGTCCATCCGCTCGAACTGCCCCGCCTCAGTTCGGACCGCGCCAGGGCGTTGACCGACGAGCGTGTGCTGACCGTGGGAGACCTGACGATCAGGGCGCTTCACACTCCCGGTCACAGCCCTGGGCATCTCTGCTTCCATCTGCCCGATTCCGGTGTCGTGCTGTGCGGGGACCTGGTTGCCGGCGGCGCCTCGGTATGGGTCGGGGTCCCGGAGGGCGACATGAAAGCCTACCTGGCTTCGCTCGAGCGGATCGCTGACATCGAAGGTTTGCAGACGCTCGGTCCGGGCCACGGCGACCTGATCGGGGATCCGAAGGGGCGCCTGGATCAGGCACGCGACCACCGCCTGGATCGGGAGGAGCAGGTCCTCCTCGCTCTCGAGGAGCCCTTGCGACTGGAGGCACTGCGCGAGGCCGTCTACGGCGACCTCGCCGAGGGGCTACGGGGGCCGGCCGAGGCCACCCTGCTCGCTCACCTCCAGAAGCTGATGAGCGAGATGCGGGTGGTGCACCTGGGTGAGGACGAGACCGGACCGTTCGTGGTCAGGCGGTAA
- the rpoD gene encoding RNA polymerase sigma factor RpoD → MPEKLEKSGTRRRVNEKRGSAAVAKESGVENGEVDQKELEGLREDPAVQKLLQTARDVGLVSRAAVVNVAQTIASEEEDSESERKLAVLLQQEGVVIEELPEEEELDDDAEDDEALASDDDDEGDEAADEEAERLELEERADSWTRDSAATGDPVRQYLQEIGRVKLLTLEEEISLARRIEEGEAARARLEEEASTLSDRDQRQLKRVVEDGDMARQHLIEANLRLVVSVAKKYRGRGMGFLDLVQEGNQGLIRAVEKFDYRRGYKFSTYATWWIRQAVNRAIADQARTIRIPVHMVETINKLTRIRRTLHQEHGEEPTWEQIADAMGPEWNAEKVEEAFRLAREPFSLETPIGDEEDSFYGDFIPDENVESPVDQASKIILSEELDEALGKLNEREAMVLKLRKGLVDGREHTLEEVGSHFGVTRERIRQIENKALRKLKYHESRTRKLRDFLEG, encoded by the coding sequence ATGCCGGAAAAACTCGAGAAGAGTGGAACGAGACGACGAGTGAACGAGAAACGCGGCTCCGCTGCAGTTGCGAAGGAGAGTGGCGTAGAGAACGGAGAGGTCGATCAGAAGGAGCTCGAGGGTTTGCGTGAGGACCCGGCAGTTCAGAAACTGCTGCAGACGGCGCGCGACGTGGGCCTCGTCTCACGTGCCGCCGTGGTCAATGTGGCCCAGACGATCGCGAGCGAAGAAGAGGACAGCGAGAGCGAGCGGAAGCTAGCCGTCCTGCTCCAGCAGGAGGGCGTCGTGATCGAAGAGTTGCCCGAAGAGGAGGAGCTCGACGACGACGCCGAGGATGACGAGGCGCTGGCTTCTGACGACGATGACGAAGGGGACGAGGCCGCCGACGAGGAGGCCGAACGCCTCGAGCTCGAGGAGCGGGCAGATTCCTGGACCCGCGACAGCGCCGCCACCGGCGATCCGGTGCGCCAGTACCTGCAGGAGATCGGTCGCGTCAAGCTGCTGACGCTGGAGGAGGAGATCAGTCTCGCGAGGCGCATCGAGGAGGGCGAGGCAGCCCGGGCGAGGCTCGAAGAGGAGGCCTCCACACTCAGCGACCGTGACCAGCGGCAACTGAAGCGGGTGGTGGAGGACGGTGACATGGCCCGCCAGCACCTGATCGAGGCGAACCTGAGGCTGGTCGTGTCGGTAGCGAAGAAGTATCGCGGGCGCGGGATGGGCTTCCTCGACCTGGTGCAGGAGGGGAACCAGGGCCTCATCCGTGCGGTCGAGAAGTTCGACTACCGTCGTGGCTACAAGTTCTCCACCTACGCCACCTGGTGGATCCGCCAGGCCGTGAACAGGGCCATCGCCGACCAGGCCCGCACTATCCGCATCCCGGTGCACATGGTCGAGACGATCAACAAGCTCACCAGGATCAGGCGCACCCTGCATCAGGAGCATGGCGAGGAACCGACCTGGGAGCAGATCGCCGACGCGATGGGTCCGGAGTGGAACGCCGAGAAGGTCGAGGAGGCTTTCCGCCTGGCCCGCGAGCCGTTCTCGCTGGAGACGCCGATCGGTGACGAGGAGGACTCGTTCTACGGCGACTTCATACCCGACGAGAACGTCGAATCGCCGGTCGATCAGGCATCGAAGATCATCCTCTCGGAGGAACTCGACGAGGCTCTGGGCAAGCTGAACGAGCGTGAGGCGATGGTGTTGAAGTTGCGTAAGGGCCTGGTGGATGGTCGCGAGCACACGCTCGAGGAGGTGGGCAGCCACTTCGGGGTGACCCGCGAGCGGATCCGCCAGATCGAGAACAAGGCGCTGCGCAAGCTCAAGTACCACGAGAGCAGGACCCGCAAGCTCAGGGACTTCCTGGAGGGCTGA
- the thrC gene encoding threonine synthase, translating into MAGAPERIRAAGVPRDPGPVGFRSSRGEAGRSVPFRVALLQGLAPDGGLYLPESIPPLPERWHSIESFPDLATELLGGWLEEPTGDELARLIADALDFPVPLVELSEDRYVVELFHGPTLSFKDFGARTMARLMNRYLEGRGERLTILVATSGDTGSAVADGFSGLDNLRVVLLYPKGMVSEVQERQLIAERPNLTSLRVRGTFDDCQRLVKGAFVDPALEGVPLSSANSINVGRLLPQQCYYVWAVAELVRSTGSDREPLVAVPSGNLGNLTAGLLAAAAGLPVNRFLAAHNANDFFPRFLAGAAQAYRFGETVRTISNAMDVGSPSNFERLDRLFGVSMTERISATSVSDQATRERMRATFEEDGYIACPHTAVGFEAVERYRAGTGDRRPALVLATAHPAKFPDVVAQATGVSAPSSELLERLRDAPQRVQEIEAEASSLRQVLLDGQR; encoded by the coding sequence ATGGCCGGCGCTCCCGAACGTATCAGAGCCGCGGGAGTTCCACGCGATCCCGGCCCTGTCGGGTTCCGCAGTAGCCGCGGAGAAGCGGGTCGTTCCGTTCCCTTCCGCGTAGCTTTGCTCCAAGGACTGGCCCCCGACGGCGGCCTCTACCTGCCAGAGTCGATCCCGCCGCTCCCGGAACGGTGGCACAGCATCGAGTCGTTCCCCGACCTCGCGACGGAACTGCTTGGCGGCTGGCTCGAGGAGCCGACGGGTGACGAACTTGCCCGCCTTATCGCCGACGCGCTCGACTTCCCAGTGCCGCTGGTCGAACTGTCGGAGGACCGCTACGTAGTCGAACTGTTCCACGGTCCAACGCTCTCGTTCAAGGACTTCGGCGCCCGGACGATGGCGCGTCTGATGAACCGCTACCTGGAGGGAAGGGGGGAGAGGCTAACCATCCTCGTCGCCACCTCCGGCGATACAGGCTCGGCGGTTGCCGACGGCTTCTCGGGCCTCGACAACCTGCGTGTCGTGCTCCTCTACCCGAAGGGGATGGTCAGCGAGGTCCAGGAGCGGCAGCTGATCGCTGAACGTCCCAATCTCACCAGCCTGCGAGTGCGGGGCACCTTCGACGACTGTCAGCGGCTGGTGAAAGGGGCGTTCGTCGACCCGGCCCTCGAGGGAGTGCCGCTCTCCAGCGCCAACTCGATAAACGTGGGTCGTTTGCTCCCGCAGCAGTGCTACTACGTGTGGGCGGTAGCCGAACTCGTTAGAAGCACCGGGAGCGACAGGGAGCCTCTGGTAGCTGTGCCCAGCGGGAACCTCGGCAATCTGACGGCCGGCCTGCTGGCCGCCGCGGCAGGGCTGCCGGTGAACCGCTTCCTCGCCGCGCACAACGCCAACGACTTCTTCCCCAGGTTCCTGGCTGGCGCGGCGCAGGCCTACCGTTTCGGCGAGACCGTCAGAACCATCTCGAACGCCATGGACGTAGGCTCGCCCAGCAACTTCGAGCGGCTGGACCGGCTGTTCGGCGTGAGCATGACGGAACGCATCAGCGCTACCTCGGTGAGCGACCAGGCGACGCGAGAACGGATGCGAGCGACTTTCGAGGAGGACGGCTACATCGCCTGCCCCCACACCGCCGTAGGCTTCGAGGCGGTCGAGCGGTATCGCGCCGGAACGGGTGACCGCCGGCCCGCGCTCGTCCTCGCCACTGCTCACCCTGCCAAGTTCCCGGACGTCGTCGCGCAGGCGACGGGCGTCTCGGCCCCTTCGAGCGAGCTGCTGGAACGCCTGCGCGACGCCCCGCAGCGTGTCCAGGAGATCGAAGCGGAGGCCTCTAGCCTCAGGCAGGTCCTGCTCGACGGGCAGAGGTAG
- the ychF gene encoding redox-regulated ATPase YchF has protein sequence MLGIGIVGLPNVGKSTLFNAITRAGVEAANYPFATIDKNVGVVAVPDERLPALRDLYRKDGKEPPVVPTTVEFVDIAGLVKGASQGEGLGNRFLANIREVAAIAHVVRCFEDPNVVHVAGRVDPIVDIDTIDTELALADIASLEKRLEKLRRSAKANKEDALLVERCEAMIAHLSEGRSARSSDIELPADFNLLTAKPVIYVCNVSEEDLMAGNEHVSAVAKRAEKEGAEVVVISARIEEELSDLSDEEASEFLSDLGLEAPGLERLIHKGYDALGLLTFLTAGEKEVRAWTVRRGTKAPQAAGEIHSDIERGFIRAEVIAWDRLVEAGSITGARAKGWLRTEGKEYVMRDGDVVNFLFNV, from the coding sequence ATGCTCGGAATCGGTATTGTCGGCCTTCCCAACGTCGGGAAGAGCACGTTGTTCAACGCAATAACCCGCGCAGGTGTCGAGGCGGCCAACTATCCGTTCGCGACCATCGACAAGAACGTGGGCGTGGTCGCGGTCCCCGATGAGCGCCTGCCGGCGCTACGGGACCTCTACCGGAAAGATGGCAAGGAGCCACCGGTCGTTCCGACGACCGTCGAGTTCGTCGACATCGCCGGACTGGTGAAGGGCGCCTCGCAGGGTGAGGGCCTGGGCAACAGGTTCCTGGCCAACATCCGCGAGGTCGCGGCCATAGCGCACGTCGTCCGCTGCTTCGAAGACCCTAACGTCGTGCACGTCGCCGGCCGGGTCGATCCCATCGTCGACATCGACACGATCGACACCGAACTGGCGCTGGCCGACATCGCCTCCCTGGAGAAGCGGCTCGAGAAACTGCGCCGCAGCGCCAAGGCGAACAAGGAAGATGCCCTGCTGGTGGAGCGGTGTGAGGCGATGATCGCCCACCTCAGCGAGGGGCGTTCTGCCCGCAGTTCCGACATCGAACTACCCGCGGACTTCAACCTCCTCACCGCCAAGCCGGTGATCTACGTCTGCAACGTCTCCGAAGAGGACCTGATGGCCGGGAACGAGCACGTTTCGGCCGTAGCCAAGCGTGCCGAGAAGGAGGGCGCCGAGGTCGTCGTCATCTCTGCCCGCATCGAAGAGGAGCTGAGCGACCTGAGCGACGAGGAGGCGAGCGAGTTCCTCTCCGACCTGGGGCTCGAGGCGCCCGGACTCGAGCGTCTCATCCACAAGGGTTACGACGCGCTGGGTCTGCTTACGTTCCTGACGGCGGGCGAGAAGGAGGTGCGGGCCTGGACCGTGAGGCGTGGGACGAAGGCGCCGCAGGCGGCCGGAGAGATCCACAGCGACATAGAGCGCGGTTTCATCCGCGCCGAGGTGATCGCCTGGGACAGGCTCGTGGAGGCGGGGTCGATCACAGGGGCTCGCGCGAAGGGCTGGTTGCGGACGGAGGGCAAGGAGTACGTCATGCGGGACGGGGACGTGGTGAACTTCCTGTTCAACGTGTAG